A window of the Physeter macrocephalus isolate SW-GA chromosome 7, ASM283717v5, whole genome shotgun sequence genome harbors these coding sequences:
- the TET2 gene encoding methylcytosine dioxygenase TET2 isoform X2: protein MEQDRRNHVEGNRLSPFLIPSSSPICQTEPLAIKLQNGSPLTKRPYPEVNGDTKWQSFKSYYGIPHMKGSQNSRVSPDFIQESRGYSRCLQNGGIKRTVSEPSLSGLHQNKKLKQDQKANGERKNFGESQERNPGKGSSQPNVSNVSDKRESVSSAAQENEVKDFTGFSSHNCSGSENPELQILNQQEGKNANYHDKNIVLLLKNKAVLMPNGATVSASSMENTHGELLEKTLSQYYPDCVSIAVQKTTSHIHAINSQATNELSCEITHPSHTSGQINFPQTSNSELPPEPAAVVTEACDAGSASKPAAMLGTCPFQKPEQRKSVFEICPSPAENSNIQGTTKLVSGEEFCSGSSSNLQAPGGSSERYLKQNEMNGAYFKQSSVFTKDSFSATTTPPPSQLLLSPPPPLPQVPQLPSEGKSTLNDGVLEEHHHYPNQSNTALLREVKIEGQHEAPPSQSPTLSTQVSNPSPMLPERPQNYCVNKNDIRTPGTVTVPLCSEKTRQLSEHLKHNPPILGSSGDAQDHCQQLMGHKEQEIFKSQDKEQTRDPVLPTQPYLKPGWIELKAPHYHQAESHLKCNEATLRSILQYQSKPSHQVTSKQYTGNSNMPGGLPGQAYTQKIMQPEQRPPRYQAEMNQGQSRGTVDQHLQFQKPSLQVHFSKTDPSPEAHRQSVCALRCHFQQRPDPQTEKLTPPTLKRHLNQQASETDPFSNSHLSQHKPHKQAAQTQPSQTSHLSQNQQQQQKLQMKNKEQMPQTFSHPQGNNDQQREGSFFSQIKVEECFRGEGQHSKSSEFQTHNPQVGLEQVQNMNSINSPYDQILKSNASKVQISCSNNIHVVPENKEQTVNSELFAGNKIPNLHHMQYFPNNVTPKQDVLHRCFQQLEQKPQQASVLQGYKNRNQDMSSQQAAQLAQQRYLMQNQANAFPLPSQAGSHIQTLPQKDIQKHAALRWHLLQKQEQQQTQQLQAESCHSQMQRPIKVEPGSKPHACMRLMSAQPENKMWKKIPKQEIPPPSCDNMQQRSILETMEQHLKQFQVKSLFDHKALTLKSQKQVKVEMSGPVTVLTRQTTAAELDSHTPALEQQAMPSSEKTPTKRTAGSVLNNFLESPSKLLDTPIKNLLDTPVKTQYDFPSCRCVEQIIEKDEGPFYTHLGAGPNVAAIREIMEERFGQKGKAIRIERVIYTGKEGRSSQGCPIAKWVVRRSCSEEKLLCLVRERAGHTCEAAVIVILILVWEGIPLSLADKLYSELTETLRKYGTLTNRRCALNEDLASFVYQDLRQPQCSTIASDYFQQISPVGKRLYTIGELQVRSNEESLASGVF, encoded by the exons atggaacaggatagaaggaaCCATGTTGAGGGCAACAGACTGAGTCCATTCCTGATACCATCTTCTTCTCCCATTTGCCAGACAGAACCTCTGGCTATAAAGCTCCAGAATGGAAGCCCATTAACCAAGAGACCTTATCCAGAAGTAAATGGAGACACCAAATGGCAGTCTTTCAAGAGTTATTATGGAATACCCCACATGAAAGGAAGCCAGAATAGTCGCGTGAGTCCGGACTTTATACAAGAAAGCAGAGGGTATTCCAGATGTTTGCAAAATGGAGGGATAAAACGCACAGTTAGTGAACCTTCTCTCTCTGGGCTCCATCAGAACAAGAAACtgaaacaagaccaaaaggccAATGGAGAAAGGAAGAACTTCGGGGAAAGCCAAGAAAGAAATCCAGGCAAAGGCAGCAGTCAACCAAATGTCTCCAATGTGAGTGATAAGAGAGAATCTGTTAGCTCTGCAGCCCaagaaaatgaagttaaagattTCACTGGTTTTTCATCACATAACTGCAGTGGATCTGAAAATCCAGAGCTTCAGATTCTGAACCAACAGGAGGGGAAAAATGCTAACTACCACGACAAGAACATTGTATTACTTCTTAAAAATAAGGCAGTGCTAATGCCTAATGGTGCTACAGTTTCTGCCTCTTCCATGGAAAACACACATGGTGAACTCCTGGAAAAAACACTGTCTCAATATTATCCAGATTGTGTTTCCATTGCGGTGCAGAAAACCACATCTCACATACATGCCATTAACAGTCAGGCTACTAATGAGTTGTCCTGTGAGATCACTCACCCATCGCATACCTCAGGGCAGATCAATTTCCCACAGACCTCGAACTCTGAGCTGCCTCCAGAGCCAGCTGCAGTGGTGACTGAGGCCTGTGATGCTGGTAGTGCCAGTAAACCAGCTGCAATGCTAGGGACCTGTCCCTTTCAGAAACCAGAACAACGAAAGTCAGTTTTTGAGATATGCCCATCTCCGGCAGAAAACAGTAACATCCAAGGAACCACAAAGCTAGTATCTGGTGAAGAATTCTGTTCAGGTTCCAGCAGCAATTTGCAGGCTCCTGGTGGCAGCTCTGAACGGtatttaaagcaaaatgaaatgaatggTGCTTACTTCAAGCAAAGCTCAGTGTTCACTAAGGATTCCTTTTCTGCCACTaccacaccaccaccatcacaattgcttctttctccccctcctcctcttccgcAGGTTCCTCAGCTTCCTTCTGAAGGAAAAAGCACTCTGAATGATGGAGTTTTGGAAGAACACCATCACTACCCCAACCAAAGTAACACAGCTCTCTTAAGGGAAGTGAAAATAGAGGGTCAACACGAGGCACCACCGTCCCAGAGTCCTACTCTCTCTACACAAGTATCCAACCCCTCTCCGATGCTTCCAGAAAGGCCTCAGAATTATTGTGTTAACAAGAATGACATACGGACTCCAGGGACAGTGACGGTTCCATTGTGTTCTGAGAAAACAAGACAACTATCAGAACATCTCAAACATAACCCACCAATTCTTGGTAGCAGTGGAGATGCACAGGACCACTGCCAGCAGTTGATGGGACACAAAGAGCAAGAGATCTTCAAGAGTCAAGACAAGGAACAGACACGAGACCCTGTGCTCCCAACACAGCCCTATCTGAAACCAGGATGGATTGAATTGAAGGCCCCTCACTATCATCAAGCAGAATCCCATCTAAAATGTAATGAGGCAACCCTGCGGTCAATTCTTCAGTATCAGTCCAAGCCCTCCCATCAAGTGACCTCCAAACAATACACTGGAAATTCCAACATGCCTGGGGGGCTCCCAGGGCAAGCTTACACCCAGAAAATAATGCAACCGGAGCAGAGACCACCAAGGTACCAAGCTGAGATGAATCAAGGGCAGTCTCGAGGTACAGTGGACCAGCATCTCCAGTTCCAAAAACCCTCACTCCAGGTGCACTTCTCCAAAACAGACCCTTCACCCGAAGCTCACAGACAGTCAGTCTGTGCCCTGAGGTGTCATTTCCAACAAAGACCAGATCCCCAAACTGAGAAACTCACGCCCCCAACATTAAAACGGCACTTGAATCAACAGGCTTCCGAGACTGACCCATTCTCAAACTCACACCTTTCACAACATAAGCCTCATAAGCAGGCAGCACAAACACAACCATCCCAGACTTCACATCTCTCTCAAaaccagcaacagcagcaaaaacTACAGATGAAGAATAAGGAACAAATGCCCCAGACCTTTTCTCATCCCCAAGGCAACAATGATCAGCAAAGAGAAGGATCATTCTTTAGCCAGATTAAAGTAGAAGAATGCTTTCGTGGTGAAGGTCAACATTCAAAATCAAGTGAGTTCCAGACTCATAATCCCCAAGTGGGACTGGAGCAAGTACAGAATATGAATAGTATAAATTCCCCCTATGATCAGATCTTGAAGTCAAATGCAAGCAAAGTGCAGATTTCTTGTTCAAACAATATACACGTGGttccagaaaataaagaacagactGTAAATTCTGAACTCTTTGCAGGAAACAAGATCCCAAACTTGCATCACatgcaatattttccaaataatgtgACCCCAAAGCAAGATGTTCTTCACAGGTGCTTTCAACAACTAGAACAGAAGCCTCAACAAGCTTCAGTTCTACAGGgatataaaaatagaaaccaaGATATGTCTAGTCAACAAGCTGCACAGCTCGCTCAGCAAAGGTACCTGATGCAAAACCAAGCAAATGCGTTCCCTTTGCCCAGCCAGGCAGGAAGTCACATTCAGACCCTGCCCCAGAAGGACATCCAAAAGCATGCTGCTCTAAGGTGGCACCTTTTGCAGAAGCAAGAACAGCAGCAAACACAACAACTCCAAGCCGAGTCTTGCCATAGTCAGATGCAAAGGCCAATTAAGGTCGAACCTGGATCCAAGCCCCACGCCTGTATGCGCCTCATGTCAGcacagccagaaaacaaaatgtggaaaaagATACCCAAGCAAGAGATTCCACCTCCGAGCTGTGATAACATGCAGCAGCGGAGCATCCTTGAGACCATGGAGCAGCATCTGAAGCAATTTCAGGTCAAATCATTATTTGACCATAAGGCTCTTACTCTAAAATCACAGAAGCAAGTAAAAGTTGAAATGTCAGGGCCAGTTACAGTTTTAACTAGACAAACCACTGCTGCAGAACTTGATAGCCACACCCCAGCTTTAGAGCAGCAAGCAATGCCTTCCTCAGAAAAGACACCAACCAAAAGAACAGCTGGTTCtgttctcaataattttttagagTCACCTTCCAAATTACTAGATACTCctataaaaaatttattggatACACCTGTCAAGACTCAGTATGATTTCCCATCATGCAGATGTGTAG AGCAAATTATTGAAAAAGATGAAGGTCCTTTTTATACCCATCTAGGAGCAGGTCCTAATGTGGCAGCTATTAGAGAAATCATGGAAGAAAG GTTTGGACAGAAGGGTAAAGCTATTAGGATTGAAAGAGTCATCTATACTGGTAAAGAAGGCAGAAGTTCTCAGGGATGTCCTATTGCCAAATGG GTGGTTCGCAGAAGCTGCAGCGAGGAGAAGCTACTGTGCTTGGTGCGGGAGCGAGCTGGCCACACCTGTGAGGCTGCGGTGATTGTGATTCTCATCCTGGTGTGGGAAGGAATCCCACTCTCTCTGGCCGACAAACTGTACTCCGAGCTCACCGAGACACTGAGGAAATACGGCACGCTCACCAATCGTCGGTGTGCCCTGAATGAAGA tctagctagTTTTGTCTACCAAGACCTCAGGCAGCCGCAATGTTCAACAATTGCCTCTGactattttcaacaaatatctcCAGTGGGGAAAAGGCTATATACAATAGGTGAACTCCAAGTCAGATCAAATGAAGAAAGCCTTGCCAGTGGTGTCTTCTAG
- the TET2 gene encoding methylcytosine dioxygenase TET2 isoform X3: protein MEQDRRNHVEGNRLSPFLIPSSSPICQTEPLAIKLQNGSPLTKRPYPEVNGDTKWQSFKSYYGIPHMKGSQNSRVSPDFIQESRGYSRCLQNGGIKRTVSEPSLSGLHQNKKLKQDQKANGERKNFGESQERNPGKGSSQPNVSNVSDKRESVSSAAQENEVKDFTGFSSHNCSGSENPELQILNQQEGKNANYHDKNIVLLLKNKAVLMPNGATVSASSMENTHGELLEKTLSQYYPDCVSIAVQKTTSHIHAINSQATNELSCEITHPSHTSGQINFPQTSNSELPPEPAAVVTEACDAGSASKPAAMLGTCPFQKPEQRKSVFEICPSPAENSNIQGTTKLVSGEEFCSGSSSNLQAPGGSSERYLKQNEMNGAYFKQSSVFTKDSFSATTTPPPSQLLLSPPPPLPQVPQLPSEGKSTLNDGVLEEHHHYPNQSNTALLREVKIEGQHEAPPSQSPTLSTQVSNPSPMLPERPQNYCVNKNDIRTPGTVTVPLCSEKTRQLSEHLKHNPPILGSSGDAQDHCQQLMGHKEQEIFKSQDKEQTRDPVLPTQPYLKPGWIELKAPHYHQAESHLKCNEATLRSILQYQSKPSHQVTSKQYTGNSNMPGGLPGQAYTQKIMQPEQRPPRYQAEMNQGQSRGTVDQHLQFQKPSLQVHFSKTDPSPEAHRQSVCALRCHFQQRPDPQTEKLTPPTLKRHLNQQASETDPFSNSHLSQHKPHKQAAQTQPSQTSHLSQNQQQQQKLQMKNKEQMPQTFSHPQGNNDQQREGSFFSQIKVEECFRGEGQHSKSSEFQTHNPQVGLEQVQNMNSINSPYDQILKSNASKVQISCSNNIHVVPENKEQTVNSELFAGNKIPNLHHMQYFPNNVTPKQDVLHRCFQQLEQKPQQASVLQGYKNRNQDMSSQQAAQLAQQRYLMQNQANAFPLPSQAGSHIQTLPQKDIQKHAALRWHLLQKQEQQQTQQLQAESCHSQMQRPIKVEPGSKPHACMRLMSAQPENKMWKKIPKQEIPPPSCDNMQQRSILETMEQHLKQFQVKSLFDHKALTLKSQKQVKVEMSGPVTVLTRQTTAAELDSHTPALEQQAMPSSEKTPTKRTAGSVLNNFLESPSKLLDTPIKNLLDTPVKTQYDFPSCRCVEQIIEKDEGPFYTHLGAGPNVAAIREIMEERFGQKGKAIRIERVIYTGKEGRSSQGCPIAKWKLQRGEATVLGAGASWPHL from the exons atggaacaggatagaaggaaCCATGTTGAGGGCAACAGACTGAGTCCATTCCTGATACCATCTTCTTCTCCCATTTGCCAGACAGAACCTCTGGCTATAAAGCTCCAGAATGGAAGCCCATTAACCAAGAGACCTTATCCAGAAGTAAATGGAGACACCAAATGGCAGTCTTTCAAGAGTTATTATGGAATACCCCACATGAAAGGAAGCCAGAATAGTCGCGTGAGTCCGGACTTTATACAAGAAAGCAGAGGGTATTCCAGATGTTTGCAAAATGGAGGGATAAAACGCACAGTTAGTGAACCTTCTCTCTCTGGGCTCCATCAGAACAAGAAACtgaaacaagaccaaaaggccAATGGAGAAAGGAAGAACTTCGGGGAAAGCCAAGAAAGAAATCCAGGCAAAGGCAGCAGTCAACCAAATGTCTCCAATGTGAGTGATAAGAGAGAATCTGTTAGCTCTGCAGCCCaagaaaatgaagttaaagattTCACTGGTTTTTCATCACATAACTGCAGTGGATCTGAAAATCCAGAGCTTCAGATTCTGAACCAACAGGAGGGGAAAAATGCTAACTACCACGACAAGAACATTGTATTACTTCTTAAAAATAAGGCAGTGCTAATGCCTAATGGTGCTACAGTTTCTGCCTCTTCCATGGAAAACACACATGGTGAACTCCTGGAAAAAACACTGTCTCAATATTATCCAGATTGTGTTTCCATTGCGGTGCAGAAAACCACATCTCACATACATGCCATTAACAGTCAGGCTACTAATGAGTTGTCCTGTGAGATCACTCACCCATCGCATACCTCAGGGCAGATCAATTTCCCACAGACCTCGAACTCTGAGCTGCCTCCAGAGCCAGCTGCAGTGGTGACTGAGGCCTGTGATGCTGGTAGTGCCAGTAAACCAGCTGCAATGCTAGGGACCTGTCCCTTTCAGAAACCAGAACAACGAAAGTCAGTTTTTGAGATATGCCCATCTCCGGCAGAAAACAGTAACATCCAAGGAACCACAAAGCTAGTATCTGGTGAAGAATTCTGTTCAGGTTCCAGCAGCAATTTGCAGGCTCCTGGTGGCAGCTCTGAACGGtatttaaagcaaaatgaaatgaatggTGCTTACTTCAAGCAAAGCTCAGTGTTCACTAAGGATTCCTTTTCTGCCACTaccacaccaccaccatcacaattgcttctttctccccctcctcctcttccgcAGGTTCCTCAGCTTCCTTCTGAAGGAAAAAGCACTCTGAATGATGGAGTTTTGGAAGAACACCATCACTACCCCAACCAAAGTAACACAGCTCTCTTAAGGGAAGTGAAAATAGAGGGTCAACACGAGGCACCACCGTCCCAGAGTCCTACTCTCTCTACACAAGTATCCAACCCCTCTCCGATGCTTCCAGAAAGGCCTCAGAATTATTGTGTTAACAAGAATGACATACGGACTCCAGGGACAGTGACGGTTCCATTGTGTTCTGAGAAAACAAGACAACTATCAGAACATCTCAAACATAACCCACCAATTCTTGGTAGCAGTGGAGATGCACAGGACCACTGCCAGCAGTTGATGGGACACAAAGAGCAAGAGATCTTCAAGAGTCAAGACAAGGAACAGACACGAGACCCTGTGCTCCCAACACAGCCCTATCTGAAACCAGGATGGATTGAATTGAAGGCCCCTCACTATCATCAAGCAGAATCCCATCTAAAATGTAATGAGGCAACCCTGCGGTCAATTCTTCAGTATCAGTCCAAGCCCTCCCATCAAGTGACCTCCAAACAATACACTGGAAATTCCAACATGCCTGGGGGGCTCCCAGGGCAAGCTTACACCCAGAAAATAATGCAACCGGAGCAGAGACCACCAAGGTACCAAGCTGAGATGAATCAAGGGCAGTCTCGAGGTACAGTGGACCAGCATCTCCAGTTCCAAAAACCCTCACTCCAGGTGCACTTCTCCAAAACAGACCCTTCACCCGAAGCTCACAGACAGTCAGTCTGTGCCCTGAGGTGTCATTTCCAACAAAGACCAGATCCCCAAACTGAGAAACTCACGCCCCCAACATTAAAACGGCACTTGAATCAACAGGCTTCCGAGACTGACCCATTCTCAAACTCACACCTTTCACAACATAAGCCTCATAAGCAGGCAGCACAAACACAACCATCCCAGACTTCACATCTCTCTCAAaaccagcaacagcagcaaaaacTACAGATGAAGAATAAGGAACAAATGCCCCAGACCTTTTCTCATCCCCAAGGCAACAATGATCAGCAAAGAGAAGGATCATTCTTTAGCCAGATTAAAGTAGAAGAATGCTTTCGTGGTGAAGGTCAACATTCAAAATCAAGTGAGTTCCAGACTCATAATCCCCAAGTGGGACTGGAGCAAGTACAGAATATGAATAGTATAAATTCCCCCTATGATCAGATCTTGAAGTCAAATGCAAGCAAAGTGCAGATTTCTTGTTCAAACAATATACACGTGGttccagaaaataaagaacagactGTAAATTCTGAACTCTTTGCAGGAAACAAGATCCCAAACTTGCATCACatgcaatattttccaaataatgtgACCCCAAAGCAAGATGTTCTTCACAGGTGCTTTCAACAACTAGAACAGAAGCCTCAACAAGCTTCAGTTCTACAGGgatataaaaatagaaaccaaGATATGTCTAGTCAACAAGCTGCACAGCTCGCTCAGCAAAGGTACCTGATGCAAAACCAAGCAAATGCGTTCCCTTTGCCCAGCCAGGCAGGAAGTCACATTCAGACCCTGCCCCAGAAGGACATCCAAAAGCATGCTGCTCTAAGGTGGCACCTTTTGCAGAAGCAAGAACAGCAGCAAACACAACAACTCCAAGCCGAGTCTTGCCATAGTCAGATGCAAAGGCCAATTAAGGTCGAACCTGGATCCAAGCCCCACGCCTGTATGCGCCTCATGTCAGcacagccagaaaacaaaatgtggaaaaagATACCCAAGCAAGAGATTCCACCTCCGAGCTGTGATAACATGCAGCAGCGGAGCATCCTTGAGACCATGGAGCAGCATCTGAAGCAATTTCAGGTCAAATCATTATTTGACCATAAGGCTCTTACTCTAAAATCACAGAAGCAAGTAAAAGTTGAAATGTCAGGGCCAGTTACAGTTTTAACTAGACAAACCACTGCTGCAGAACTTGATAGCCACACCCCAGCTTTAGAGCAGCAAGCAATGCCTTCCTCAGAAAAGACACCAACCAAAAGAACAGCTGGTTCtgttctcaataattttttagagTCACCTTCCAAATTACTAGATACTCctataaaaaatttattggatACACCTGTCAAGACTCAGTATGATTTCCCATCATGCAGATGTGTAG AGCAAATTATTGAAAAAGATGAAGGTCCTTTTTATACCCATCTAGGAGCAGGTCCTAATGTGGCAGCTATTAGAGAAATCATGGAAGAAAG GTTTGGACAGAAGGGTAAAGCTATTAGGATTGAAAGAGTCATCTATACTGGTAAAGAAGGCAGAAGTTCTCAGGGATGTCCTATTGCCAAATGG AAGCTGCAGCGAGGAGAAGCTACTGTGCTTGGTGCGGGAGCGAGCTGGCCACACCTGTGA